In Gasterosteus aculeatus chromosome 15, fGasAcu3.hap1.1, whole genome shotgun sequence, a single genomic region encodes these proteins:
- the LOC120832656 gene encoding uncharacterized protein LOC120832656, with product MQPLPWFVLLALCAPEFCWSGPLHAQCKVEWYFGIPCRVVYESLLSQINMWRTMAGCTMGGQRCLYKLQSSSVHFIAAKHTTPFTGYVDDINYRLASYHFFSCCHVSAMSISETWYAVKDHGTNYCNIYNLIEGSGLTEARGYREVTSDFLCTQRSSANCTVY from the exons ATGCAGCCGCTCCCCTGGTTTGTGCTGCTGGCGCTTTGTGCCCCTGAGTTCTGCTGGTCCGGACCTCTCCACGCCCAGTGCAAAGTTGAATG GTACTTTGGGATACCTTGCAGAGTGGTTTATGAATCCCTGCTCTCACAGATTAACATGTGGAGAACCATGGCTGGCTGCACCATGGGAGGACAGAGGTGTCTgtacaag ctgcagtctTCCTCTGTCCACTTCAtagcagccaaacacaccacTCCCTTCACGGGGTACGTGGACGACATCAACTACCGGCTGGCCTCCTatcacttcttctcctgctgtcacGTTTCC GCCATGTCCATCTCTGAGACCTGGTATGCCGTTAAAGACCACGGCACTAACTACTGCAACATCTACAACCTCATCGAAG gaagtggtctaACCGAAGCCAGAGGTTACAGAGAGGTCACCAGTGACTTCCTGTGTACCCAAcgctcctctgctaactgcACCGTCTACTGA